The proteins below come from a single Rosa rugosa chromosome 2, drRosRugo1.1, whole genome shotgun sequence genomic window:
- the LOC133728831 gene encoding proteasome subunit alpha type-4, with protein sequence MSRRYDSRTTIFSPEGRLYQVEYAMEAIGNAGTAIGILSKDGVVLVGEKKVTSKLLQTSTSTEKMYKIDDHVACAVAGIMSDANILINTARVQAQRYTFSYQEPMPVEQLVQSLCDTKQGYTQFGGLRPFGVSFLFAGWDKNYGFQLYMSDPSGNYGGWKAAAIGANNQAAQSMLKQDYKDDITREEAVQLALKVLSKTMDSTSLTSDKLELAEVFVLPSGKVKYQVVSPDALSKLLIKSGVTQPAAEAS encoded by the coding sequence ATGTCTCGAAGATATGATAGCCGTACAACAATATTCTCCCCAGAAGGCCGTCTCTACCAAGTTGAGTATGCCATGGAAGCCATTGGAAATGCAGGAACTGCAATTGGTATATTGTCGAAAGATGGAGTTGTGTTGGTAGGTGAGAAGAAGGTGACTTCCAAGCTCCTTCAAACCTCTACATCAACTGAGAAGATGTACAAGATAGATGACCATGTTGCATGTGCTGTGGCCGGAATAATGTCTGATGCCAACATCCTTATTAACACAGCTAGGGTTCAAGCACAGCGGTATACATTTTCTTACCAGGAGCCAATGCCGGTTGAACAACTAGTCCAATCTCTCTGTGACACTAAACAAGGCTACACACAGTTTGGTGGGCTTCGTCCATTTGGTGTTTCATTTCTATTTGCAGGCTGGGACAAGAATTATGGTTTCCAGCTTTACATGAGTGACCCAAGTGGAAACTATGGTGGCTGGAAGGCTGCAGCTATTGGGGCAAACAACCAGGCAGCACAGTCGATGCTTAAGCAGGACTACAAGGATGATATAACAAGAGAAGAGGCTGTTCAGCTTGCACTGAAGGTGCTCAGTAAGACAATGGACAGCACTAGTCTGACCTCAGACAAGCTTGAATTGGCTGAAGTTTTCGTATTGCCTTCAGGTAAGGTGAAGTACCAGGTTGTCTCACCGGATGCACTGAGCAAACTCTTGATCAAGAGTGGAGTGACACAACCTGCTGCTGAGGCCTCTTAA
- the LOC133728843 gene encoding DNA polymerase eta isoform X1 yields the protein MPVARPETSDSRVIAHVDMDCFYVQVEQRKNPELRGLPTAVVQYNSWQGGGLIAVSYEARKYGVKRSMRGAESKQVCPQIQLVQVPVARGKADLNSYRNAGSEVVSILSGKGRCERASIDEVYLDLTDAAETMLAEAPPESLEAIEEEALKSHVLGLDNEEGSEAKENVRKWLCKTNADRRDKLLACGALIVAELRLLVLKETEFTCSAGIAHNKMLAKLASGMNKPAQQTVVPLSSVKGLLESLPIKKMKQLGGKLGSSLQTDLGVNTVGDLLQFSEEKLQQRYGINTGTWLWNIARGISGEEVEGRLLPKSHGSGKTFPGPQALKTISSVQHWLNELCEDLSERLQLDLDENKRIAHTLVLHANAYKASDSDSQKKFPSKSCPLRYGAAKIQEDALNLFQAALREYLGLFTAKIQGSQNNQWGITSLSVSASKIVPIPSGTASIMKYFHGHQPSSSTKQSQDNFIEESAPPPPSGNENYLELNVDKPQIDLPCEETTIKYAVPSLHQLEDKNNFLNDQNPCCFLKNQAQDEFMQESLPLPTSGSEHFSGVNQSQLMKNSSGEDPSVNLAMPGFSRLEQKRKTVKNKGTSSILRFFKNQDPSSSPKKLEHVENTEDAKSLLSVGPQSRSDSSLDHNQSELPKAGPFEEPGTSSAPSSAQFEQRRGVWSYNTDEIDPSVIDELPPEIQQEVRAWLRPHKRQNVVKRGSSIADYFLPTRNA from the exons atgccAGTGGCAAGACCTGAAACATCGGATTCGAGAGTCATTGCTCATGTAGACATGGACTGCTTCTACGTTCAAG TGGAACAAAGGAAAAATCCGGAGTTAAGGGGCTTACCTACGGCTGTGGTACAGTATAACTCATGGCAAGGTGGGGGCTTGATTGCTGTCAGCTATGAGGCCCGGAAATATGGTGTGAAGCG TTCAATGCGAGGTGCTGAGTCAAAGCAAGTCTGCCCACAAATTCAGCTGGTCCAAGTCCCAGTAGCACGTGGTAAAGCTGACCTGAACTCATACCGGAATGCCGGTTCAGAG GTGGTTTCCATTTTATCAGGGAAGGGTCGATGTGAGAGGGCTTCAATTGACGAAGTGTATCTTGACCTTACTGATGCAGCAGAAACCATGTTAGCTGAAGCTCCTCCAGAAAGCTTGGAAGCAATTGAGGAGGAAGCTCTCAAGTCACATGTTTTGGGACTCGATAATGAG GAAGGCAGTGAAGCCAAAGAAAATGTGAGGAAATGGCTTTGCAAAACCAATGCTGATCGTCGTGATAAGCTATTAGCTTGTGGGGCTCTCATTGTTGCAGAACTTAGGTTGCTAGTGTTGAAGGAGACAGAATTTACTTGTTCAGCTGGCATTGCTCATAATAAG ATGCTGGCTAAACTTGCAAGTGGTATGAATAAACCTGCACAACAGACTGTTGTGCCATTATCATCTGTGAAAGGATTGCTAGAGTCCTTGCCAATTAAGAAAAT GAAACAGCTTGGAGGAAAGCTGGGGAGTTCCTTACAAACTGACCTGGGTGTTAACACTGTCGGAGATTTATTGCAGTTTTCAGAGGAAAAGCTACAGCAACGCTACGGAATCAATACTGG TACCTGGTTATGGAATATTGCAAGGGGGATAAGTGGGGAAGAAGTTGAGGGGCGCCTTCTTCCGAAGAGCCATGGTTCTGGGAAGACATTTCCAGGACCTCAGGCTTTGAAGACGATTTCTTCT GTTCAACACTGGCTTAATGAACTTTGTGAAGATTTGAGTGAACGTCTTCAATTGGACTTGGATGAAAACAAACGTATCGCTCATACACTAGTTCTGCATGCCAACGCATACAAG GCCAGTGATTCAGATTCACAGAAGAAGTTCCCTTCTAAATCTTGTCCCCTTAGGTATGGGGCTGCCAAGATACAAGAAGATGCTCTTAATCTCTTTCAAGCTGCATTACGTGAATACTTGGGTTTATTCACAGCCAAAATCCAAGGAAGTCAAAATAACCAATGGGGAATAACATCCCTCtctgtttcagcaagtaaaatTGTTCCTATACCATCG GGAACAGCTTCAATTATGAAATACTTTCATGGTCATCAGCCATCCTCTTCGACAAAGCAATCACAGGATAATTTCATTGAAGAATCTGCGCCTCCACCACCTTCAG GTAATGAGAACTACTTGGAGCTGAATGTAGATAAGCCACAGATTGATTTACCTTGTGAAGAAACTACCATCAAGTATGCTGTGCCTAGTTTGCATCAACTGGAAGACAAAAACAATTTTTTGAATGACCAg AATCCGTGTTGCTTTTTAAAAAATCAAGCACAAGATGAATTCATGCAAGAAAGTTTACCCTTGCCAACCTCAG GGAGTGAACACTTCTCAGGAGTGAATCAAAGTCAGCTCATGAAAAATTCTTCTGGTGAAGACCCTTCTGTTAATTTGGCCATGCCTGGTTTCAGTAGACTGGAGCAGAAAAGGAAAACAGTGAAAAACAAG GGAACCTCTTCAATATTGAGATTTTTTAAGAACCAAGATCCATCTTCCTCTCCAAAAAAGCTAGAACATGTAGAAAATACTGAAGATGCTAAATCGCTGCTATCTGTTG GCCCTCAGTCTAGAAGTGATAGTTCTTTGGATCATAATCAATCAGAGTTGCCAAAAGCAGGGCCTTTCGAAGAACCTGGGACTTCTAGTGCACCTAGTTCAGCTCAATTTGAACAAAGAAGGGGAGTATGGAGTTACAACACTGACGAGATTGACCCCTCCGTCATTGATGAATTACCACCAGAAATTCAACAAGAAGTTCGTGCCTGGCTCAGGCCTCACAAGCGGCAAAATGTAGTGAAACGGGGTTCTAGCATTGCCGATTATTTCTTACCCACAAGGAATGCATAG
- the LOC133728843 gene encoding DNA polymerase eta isoform X2, whose amino-acid sequence MPVARPETSDSRVIAHVDMDCFYVQVEQRKNPELRGLPTAVVQYNSWQGGGLIAVSYEARKYGVKRSMRGAESKQVCPQIQLVQVPVARGKADLNSYRNAGSEVVSILSGKGRCERASIDEVYLDLTDAAETMLAEAPPESLEAIEEEALKSHVLGLDNEEGSEAKENVRKWLCKTNADRRDKLLACGALIVAELRLLVLKETEFTCSAGIAHNKMLAKLASGMNKPAQQTVVPLSSVKGLLESLPIKKMKQLGGKLGSSLQTDLGVNTVGDLLQFSEEKLQQRYGINTGTWLWNIARGISGEEVEGRLLPKSHGSGKTFPGPQALKTISSVQHWLNELCEDLSERLQLDLDENKRIAHTLVLHANAYKASDSDSQKKFPSKSCPLRYGAAKIQEDALNLFQAALREYLGLFTAKIQGSQNNQWGITSLSVSASKIVPIPSNPCCFLKNQAQDEFMQESLPLPTSGSEHFSGVNQSQLMKNSSGEDPSVNLAMPGFSRLEQKRKTVKNKGTSSILRFFKNQDPSSSPKKLEHVENTEDAKSLLSVGPQSRSDSSLDHNQSELPKAGPFEEPGTSSAPSSAQFEQRRGVWSYNTDEIDPSVIDELPPEIQQEVRAWLRPHKRQNVVKRGSSIADYFLPTRNA is encoded by the exons atgccAGTGGCAAGACCTGAAACATCGGATTCGAGAGTCATTGCTCATGTAGACATGGACTGCTTCTACGTTCAAG TGGAACAAAGGAAAAATCCGGAGTTAAGGGGCTTACCTACGGCTGTGGTACAGTATAACTCATGGCAAGGTGGGGGCTTGATTGCTGTCAGCTATGAGGCCCGGAAATATGGTGTGAAGCG TTCAATGCGAGGTGCTGAGTCAAAGCAAGTCTGCCCACAAATTCAGCTGGTCCAAGTCCCAGTAGCACGTGGTAAAGCTGACCTGAACTCATACCGGAATGCCGGTTCAGAG GTGGTTTCCATTTTATCAGGGAAGGGTCGATGTGAGAGGGCTTCAATTGACGAAGTGTATCTTGACCTTACTGATGCAGCAGAAACCATGTTAGCTGAAGCTCCTCCAGAAAGCTTGGAAGCAATTGAGGAGGAAGCTCTCAAGTCACATGTTTTGGGACTCGATAATGAG GAAGGCAGTGAAGCCAAAGAAAATGTGAGGAAATGGCTTTGCAAAACCAATGCTGATCGTCGTGATAAGCTATTAGCTTGTGGGGCTCTCATTGTTGCAGAACTTAGGTTGCTAGTGTTGAAGGAGACAGAATTTACTTGTTCAGCTGGCATTGCTCATAATAAG ATGCTGGCTAAACTTGCAAGTGGTATGAATAAACCTGCACAACAGACTGTTGTGCCATTATCATCTGTGAAAGGATTGCTAGAGTCCTTGCCAATTAAGAAAAT GAAACAGCTTGGAGGAAAGCTGGGGAGTTCCTTACAAACTGACCTGGGTGTTAACACTGTCGGAGATTTATTGCAGTTTTCAGAGGAAAAGCTACAGCAACGCTACGGAATCAATACTGG TACCTGGTTATGGAATATTGCAAGGGGGATAAGTGGGGAAGAAGTTGAGGGGCGCCTTCTTCCGAAGAGCCATGGTTCTGGGAAGACATTTCCAGGACCTCAGGCTTTGAAGACGATTTCTTCT GTTCAACACTGGCTTAATGAACTTTGTGAAGATTTGAGTGAACGTCTTCAATTGGACTTGGATGAAAACAAACGTATCGCTCATACACTAGTTCTGCATGCCAACGCATACAAG GCCAGTGATTCAGATTCACAGAAGAAGTTCCCTTCTAAATCTTGTCCCCTTAGGTATGGGGCTGCCAAGATACAAGAAGATGCTCTTAATCTCTTTCAAGCTGCATTACGTGAATACTTGGGTTTATTCACAGCCAAAATCCAAGGAAGTCAAAATAACCAATGGGGAATAACATCCCTCtctgtttcagcaagtaaaatTGTTCCTATACCATCG AATCCGTGTTGCTTTTTAAAAAATCAAGCACAAGATGAATTCATGCAAGAAAGTTTACCCTTGCCAACCTCAG GGAGTGAACACTTCTCAGGAGTGAATCAAAGTCAGCTCATGAAAAATTCTTCTGGTGAAGACCCTTCTGTTAATTTGGCCATGCCTGGTTTCAGTAGACTGGAGCAGAAAAGGAAAACAGTGAAAAACAAG GGAACCTCTTCAATATTGAGATTTTTTAAGAACCAAGATCCATCTTCCTCTCCAAAAAAGCTAGAACATGTAGAAAATACTGAAGATGCTAAATCGCTGCTATCTGTTG GCCCTCAGTCTAGAAGTGATAGTTCTTTGGATCATAATCAATCAGAGTTGCCAAAAGCAGGGCCTTTCGAAGAACCTGGGACTTCTAGTGCACCTAGTTCAGCTCAATTTGAACAAAGAAGGGGAGTATGGAGTTACAACACTGACGAGATTGACCCCTCCGTCATTGATGAATTACCACCAGAAATTCAACAAGAAGTTCGTGCCTGGCTCAGGCCTCACAAGCGGCAAAATGTAGTGAAACGGGGTTCTAGCATTGCCGATTATTTCTTACCCACAAGGAATGCATAG
- the LOC133731147 gene encoding protein MNN4-like, protein MASSGSAPSDVKKDSNPKMNKEEENKEKDVSASLENEKLKKQEVNKDKDASAGLEIEEEVSSVKKKRKRDEDASGNSEEASRIQAQEERKKRRLERRWRNTDKYEAEARKWNWKEAYEQALRSVADDNAWLDNEKARINRLKELKKLWGPNKNLKKEEIHDIKRWDAMNEQRKFRETNPEQNELEIRERACSALKPWQGLDNVFDLVKKELEPESESEKDNR, encoded by the exons ATGGCTTCCTCTGGTTCTGCACCATCTGATGTTAAGAAAGATTCTAACCCGAAG ATGAACAAAGAGGAGGAGAACAAGGAGAAAGATGTTTCTGCAAGCTTAGAG AATGAGAAGCTCAAGAAACAGGAGGTGAACAAGGACAAAGATGCTTCTGCAGGTTTAGAG ATAGAGGAGGAGGTGTCTTctgtaaaaaagaaaagaaagagagatgaggaTGCTTCTGGTAATTCAGAG GAGGCTTCGAGGATTCAAGCTCaggaggaaagaaagaaaagaaggctTGAGAGAAGGTGGAGAAATACTGATAAGTATGAGGCCGAGGCAAGAAAGTGGAACTGGAAGGAAGCCTACGAGCAGGCACTTCGTAGTGTTGCCGACGACAATGCGTGGTTGGACAATGAGAAGGCGAGAATTAATCGATTGAAGGAGTTAAAGAAACTTTGGGGGCCTAATAAGAACCTTAAAAAAGAAGAGATTCATGACATCAAGAGGTGGGATGCGATGAATGAGCAACGGAAGTTCAGAGAAACGAATCCGGAGCAGAATGAGCTGGAAATTAGGGAGCGGGCGTGCTCGGCACTTA AGCCATGGCAGGGTTTGGATAATGtctttgaccttgtcaaaaaaGAGCTTGAACCTGAATCAGAGTCCGAGAAAGATAATCGCTAG
- the LOC133728830 gene encoding uncharacterized protein LOC133728830: MSLLSKLRCITVDVTGTLIAYKGELGDYYCMAAKSVGQPCPDYKRMHEGFKYAYKDMASKYPCFGHAAKMPNIVWWKTCVRDSFIRAGYHYDEETFEKVFRRIYASFGSAAPYSIFADSQPFLRWVREQGLKVGLVSNAEYRYQDVILPALGLNQGSEWDFGVFSGLEGVEKPDPRIYEIALERAGNIKPEEVLHIGDSMRKDYLPATSIGMHALLLDRFKTSDAEEWRKSGVVVLPDLEAAKEWLTSEKSAC, encoded by the exons ATGTCATTGTTGTCAAAATTGCGTTGCATTACGGTGGATGTTACTGGTACATTGATAGCTTACAAGGGGGAGCTTGGTGACTACTATTGCATGGCCGCCAAATCTGTAGGGCAGCCATGCCCTGACTACAAAAGGATGCATGAAGGCTTCAAATATGCATATAAAGATATGGCCAGCAAGTATCCTTGTTTTGGGCATGCTGCAAAAATGCCCAACATCGTATGGTGGAAAACTTGTGTCAGAGATTCCTTTATCAGA GCTGGATATCATTATGATGAGGAGACTTTTGAGAAAGTGTTTCGGCGCATATATGCATCCTTTGGTTCTGCTGCTCCTTATAGCATCTTTGCTGATTCCCAACCATTTCTGAGATGGGTCCGTGAACAAGGTCTTAAAGTTGGACTTGTTAGCAATGCAGAATACCGGTATCAGGATGTCATTCTTCCAGCCTTGGGTTTGAACCAG GGATCTGAATGGGACTTCGGTGTGTTCTCTGGTCTTGAAGGTGTGGAGAAACCAGACCCGAGGATTTATGAGATTGCGCTCGAGAGGGCTGGGAACATAAAACCAGAAGAGGTTCTGCACATAGGGGACAGCATGCGCAAAGACTACTTGCCAGCAACAAGTATTGGGATGCATGCACTGTTATTGGATAGGTTTAAGACATCTGATGCTGAGGAATGGAGGAAATCTGGCGTGGTTGTGCTTCCAGACTTGGAAGCAGCAAAAGAATGGCTTACTTCGGAGAAGTCAGCATGCtga
- the LOC133728843 gene encoding DNA polymerase eta isoform X3 yields MLAEAPPESLEAIEEEALKSHVLGLDNEEGSEAKENVRKWLCKTNADRRDKLLACGALIVAELRLLVLKETEFTCSAGIAHNKMLAKLASGMNKPAQQTVVPLSSVKGLLESLPIKKMKQLGGKLGSSLQTDLGVNTVGDLLQFSEEKLQQRYGINTGTWLWNIARGISGEEVEGRLLPKSHGSGKTFPGPQALKTISSVQHWLNELCEDLSERLQLDLDENKRIAHTLVLHANAYKASDSDSQKKFPSKSCPLRYGAAKIQEDALNLFQAALREYLGLFTAKIQGSQNNQWGITSLSVSASKIVPIPSGTASIMKYFHGHQPSSSTKQSQDNFIEESAPPPPSGNENYLELNVDKPQIDLPCEETTIKYAVPSLHQLEDKNNFLNDQNPCCFLKNQAQDEFMQESLPLPTSGSEHFSGVNQSQLMKNSSGEDPSVNLAMPGFSRLEQKRKTVKNKGTSSILRFFKNQDPSSSPKKLEHVENTEDAKSLLSVGPQSRSDSSLDHNQSELPKAGPFEEPGTSSAPSSAQFEQRRGVWSYNTDEIDPSVIDELPPEIQQEVRAWLRPHKRQNVVKRGSSIADYFLPTRNA; encoded by the exons ATGTTAGCTGAAGCTCCTCCAGAAAGCTTGGAAGCAATTGAGGAGGAAGCTCTCAAGTCACATGTTTTGGGACTCGATAATGAG GAAGGCAGTGAAGCCAAAGAAAATGTGAGGAAATGGCTTTGCAAAACCAATGCTGATCGTCGTGATAAGCTATTAGCTTGTGGGGCTCTCATTGTTGCAGAACTTAGGTTGCTAGTGTTGAAGGAGACAGAATTTACTTGTTCAGCTGGCATTGCTCATAATAAG ATGCTGGCTAAACTTGCAAGTGGTATGAATAAACCTGCACAACAGACTGTTGTGCCATTATCATCTGTGAAAGGATTGCTAGAGTCCTTGCCAATTAAGAAAAT GAAACAGCTTGGAGGAAAGCTGGGGAGTTCCTTACAAACTGACCTGGGTGTTAACACTGTCGGAGATTTATTGCAGTTTTCAGAGGAAAAGCTACAGCAACGCTACGGAATCAATACTGG TACCTGGTTATGGAATATTGCAAGGGGGATAAGTGGGGAAGAAGTTGAGGGGCGCCTTCTTCCGAAGAGCCATGGTTCTGGGAAGACATTTCCAGGACCTCAGGCTTTGAAGACGATTTCTTCT GTTCAACACTGGCTTAATGAACTTTGTGAAGATTTGAGTGAACGTCTTCAATTGGACTTGGATGAAAACAAACGTATCGCTCATACACTAGTTCTGCATGCCAACGCATACAAG GCCAGTGATTCAGATTCACAGAAGAAGTTCCCTTCTAAATCTTGTCCCCTTAGGTATGGGGCTGCCAAGATACAAGAAGATGCTCTTAATCTCTTTCAAGCTGCATTACGTGAATACTTGGGTTTATTCACAGCCAAAATCCAAGGAAGTCAAAATAACCAATGGGGAATAACATCCCTCtctgtttcagcaagtaaaatTGTTCCTATACCATCG GGAACAGCTTCAATTATGAAATACTTTCATGGTCATCAGCCATCCTCTTCGACAAAGCAATCACAGGATAATTTCATTGAAGAATCTGCGCCTCCACCACCTTCAG GTAATGAGAACTACTTGGAGCTGAATGTAGATAAGCCACAGATTGATTTACCTTGTGAAGAAACTACCATCAAGTATGCTGTGCCTAGTTTGCATCAACTGGAAGACAAAAACAATTTTTTGAATGACCAg AATCCGTGTTGCTTTTTAAAAAATCAAGCACAAGATGAATTCATGCAAGAAAGTTTACCCTTGCCAACCTCAG GGAGTGAACACTTCTCAGGAGTGAATCAAAGTCAGCTCATGAAAAATTCTTCTGGTGAAGACCCTTCTGTTAATTTGGCCATGCCTGGTTTCAGTAGACTGGAGCAGAAAAGGAAAACAGTGAAAAACAAG GGAACCTCTTCAATATTGAGATTTTTTAAGAACCAAGATCCATCTTCCTCTCCAAAAAAGCTAGAACATGTAGAAAATACTGAAGATGCTAAATCGCTGCTATCTGTTG GCCCTCAGTCTAGAAGTGATAGTTCTTTGGATCATAATCAATCAGAGTTGCCAAAAGCAGGGCCTTTCGAAGAACCTGGGACTTCTAGTGCACCTAGTTCAGCTCAATTTGAACAAAGAAGGGGAGTATGGAGTTACAACACTGACGAGATTGACCCCTCCGTCATTGATGAATTACCACCAGAAATTCAACAAGAAGTTCGTGCCTGGCTCAGGCCTCACAAGCGGCAAAATGTAGTGAAACGGGGTTCTAGCATTGCCGATTATTTCTTACCCACAAGGAATGCATAG